From Trichoderma atroviride chromosome 1, complete sequence, one genomic window encodes:
- a CDS encoding uncharacterized protein (EggNog:ENOG41~TransMembrane:3 (o72-91i103-124o144-164i)): MADEETLTTSHCLPFMSLTEPIEVSELRSDGFTDASAFFQWPFPSPLLFVNESSDARDHCANERTFLSYLRLSIYMAIVSVAITVSFHIKGTPSDLERRVAKPLGGIFWILSVVTLVLGVGNYIRTVNMYGKRAAIVQSGWKTQVILGFIAFSIIGTCIILLVIDKVRQK; this comes from the exons ATGGCCGACGAAGAAACTCTCACGACGAGCCACTGCCTGCCATTCATGTCCCTTACAGAACCTATTGAAGTCAGCGAATTAAg ATCGGATGGCTTCACCGACGCCTCTGCATTTTTCCAATGGCCGTTTCCTAGCCCGCTCTTGTTTGTCAATGAGAGCAGCGATGCAAGAGACCACTGCGCCAACGAAAGAA CCTTCCTTTCGTATCTTCGCCTGTCTATATACATGGCCATTGTGTCCGTCGCCATCACCGTCTCGTTCCACATCAAGGGCACGCCTAGCGACCTCGAGCGCCGGGTAGCGAAGCCGCTCGGCGGAATCTTTTGGATTTTATCTGTAGTGACTCTAGTCCTAGGCGTGGGGAACTATATAA GAACTGTCAACATGTATGGCAAACGAGCTGCCATTGTGCAATCTGGTTGGAAGACACAAGTA ATTTTGGGCTTCATTGCCTTTTCTATTATCGGGACGTGCATCATACTTCTTGTTATAGACAAAGTGCGTCAAAAATGA
- a CDS encoding uncharacterized protein (EggNog:ENOG41) gives MIRNIPPSARSPIVRIANGTFYRHHPNSQPSSHANPALFKDLQFELPSSSPEPHNWCIVGPSLSGKTTFLQALRGRLLCEPPTARSYPYLSSDAVSSRLRTPNKAIQYVGFDAEQAAGGLGGAVTTSAYLAARYESRREITDFSLRDFLLGNTELNPAKSPGQESQEEGGISTELLKRVVKDLRLEHLLDLPVTFLSNGQGRRARIARALLTRPEVLLLDEPFMGLDPPTVTGLSPLLESLAEKANPRLVLSARPQDPLPEWITHLVYLRMDCQIESMGPKEVVLDGLKKYIQGVKVGGLAEDEKLPIHTLADIGRVLSKDSAAHSHDQSEASSTSASFNSQQPMNPNAEPLVEMDGCQVRYGDKIALGNWSQKTPHGDKAGLIWTVRRGERWGVFGPNGSGKTTIVSLLGSDHPQTYSLPIKLFGRSRLPEPGSGQRPLTFWDIQSRIGHSSPEVHQHMPRSHTIRQVVENAWAETFGAKPKLGAEAKAKVEAALKWFEPELKPNSAAGSEGLKWADDYMFGEISFSAQRVALFIRSMIKGPDIVVLDESFSGMDDAVRDKCTLFLTDGEAKTYVGEEIVQSQQSKDGTVKVEGLSDQQALICIAHIKEEVPDCVREWVCLPEANTKQPARFGRLDGALREEEKRWNEIWGF, from the coding sequence ATGATCAGAAACATACCGCCCTCGGCGCGATCTCCCATCGTTCGCATCGCCAATGGCACCTTTTACCGGCACCATCCGAATTCCCAGCCATCATCTCACGCCAATCCTGCTCTATTCAAAGATCTCCAATTTgagctgccatcatcatcgccggaGCCGCATAACTGGTGCATCGTTGGGCCTTCCTTGTCCGGGAAGACGACTTTTTTGCAAGCTCTGAGAGGGAGGCTGCTTTGTGAGCCTCCCACGGCGAGATCGTACCCATACCTGTCATCAGATGCCGTATCTTCGAGACTGAGAACCCCCAACAAGGCGATTCAGTATGTTGGGTTTGATGCTGAGCAGGCGGCCGGAGGATTGGGCGGTGCAGTGACAACATCGGCATACCTCGCTGCGCGGTATGAGTCTCGCAGGGAGATTACTGATTTCTCGCTGAGAGACTTCTTGTTGGGCAATACGGAGCTGAACCCTGCCAAATCTCCCGGCCAGGAGAGCCAGGAAGAGGGCGGGATATCAACTGAACTGCTGAAACGCGTTGTCAAGGACCTTAGACTGGAACATCTGCTGGATCTGCCTGTGACATTCCTGAGTAACGGCCAAGGCAGGAGGGCAAGGATAGCTCGAGCACTTCTGACGAGGCCCGAGGTTTTGCTTCTGGACGAGCCGTTCATGGGACTCGATCCTCCGACGGTGACGGGCTTGAGTCCGCTGCTGGAGTCTCTTGCCGAAAAGGCCAATCCGCGACTGGTGCTGAGTGCCAGGCCGCAAGATCCTCTCCCAGAATGGATTACGCATCTGGTATACCTGAGAATGGACTGCCAGATTGAATCAATGGGACCGAAGGAGGTTGTGCTGGATGGCCTGAAAAAATACATCCAAGGCGTCAAAGTCGGCGGGCTagcagaagatgaaaagctGCCTATTCATACTTTGGCTGACATTGGGCGAGTTTTATCCAAAGATTCTGCAGCTCACAGTCACGACCAATCGGAAGCTTCTTCGACTTCAGCATCATTTAATTCACAGCAACCTATGAACCCCAATGCTGAGCCTCTGGTTGAAATGGATGGTTGCCAGGTCCGCTATGGTGATAAAATTGCTCTTGGAAACTGGTCACAGAAGACGCCTCACGGTGACAAGGCTGGCCTGATTTGGACTGTCCGGCGAGGTGAACGCTGGGGCGTGTTTGGTCCCAACGGCTCGGGCAAAACAACCattgtttctcttcttggctcTGATCATCCGCAGACTTATTCGCTGCCTATCAAGCTCTTTGGGCGAAGCCGTCTACCTGAGCCAGGCTCTGGACAGCGGCCGCTCACCTTTTGGGACATTCAATCTCGTATCGGCCATTCCAGCCCAGAGGTCCATCAACACATGCCGAGGAGCCACACAATTCGACAAGTGGTTGAGAACGCGTGGGCAGAGACCTTTGGCGCAAAGCCCAAGCTGGGCGCCGAGGCaaaagccaaagtcgaggCAGCTCTCAAATGGTTTGAACCAGAGCTAAAGCCAAACAGCGCTGCAGGCAGCGAGGGCTTGAAATGGGCCGACGACTACATGTTTGGTGAGATTTCATTCAGTGCTCAGCGCGTGGCGCTATTCATACGGTCTATGATTAAGGGGCCCGACATTGTCGTATTGGACGAGTCGTTTAGCGGCATGGACGACGCTGTGCGAGACAAGTGCACGCTGTTCCTCACTGATGGAGAGGCGAAGACTTATGTAGGCGAAGAGATTGTGCAGAGCCAGCAATCCAAGGACGGCACCGTCAAGGTGGAGGGATTGTCGGACCAGCAGGCGCTTATATGCATTGCGCATATCAAGGAGGAGGTTCCGGACTGCGTGAGAGAGTGGGTTTGCTTGCCGGAGGCGAATACGAAGCAGCCGGCGAGGTTTGGGAGACTGGATGGTGCCTtgagggaagaggagaagagatggaatgaGATTTGGGGGTTCTGA
- a CDS encoding uncharacterized protein (BUSCO:EOG092D4I2T) — protein MEHLRLQQVGARTFRKKVRTPPSQQAAALLVDARLLGACSLESCQGKAPVASQRQLCVPSSPSTSTTCLFVFLPQINRCHQILPALFFFSSTSYIEHLPLLSNSHPSGGIQSSQKPPIMSMRIVPASQAPTTFSHASHSSSAPSAPGIHDTLRHGVGVSAFDAASNKPVSTHPLEARLKNWEATQEAVRMESLKRTFGIAEPIRRGMELKIVREGEWRPMALGGGLPSVHEDILRGREDMITWEDVFTGEESRALPGIHDEMEKKLKIN, from the exons ATGGAGCATCTCCGACTCCAGCAAGTGGGGGCACGAACGTTTCGAAAAAAGGTACGTACCCCTCCTtcgcagcaagcagcagcgcttTTAGTGGACGCGAGGCTGCTTGGAGCCTGTAGCTTGGAGAGTTGCCAAGGTAAGGCGCCTGTAGCGAGCCAGAGGCAGCTCTGCGTTccgtcatcaccatcaacctCAACGACTTgtctcttcgtctttttACCACAAATCAATCGCTGCCACCAGATTTTAccggctcttttttttttttccagcaCCAGCTACATCGAGCACCTCCCTCTCCTGTCCAACTCCCACCCCAGTGGAGGCATCCAATCCTCACAAAAACCACCCATCATG TCTATGCGAATCGTCCCCGCCTCCCAGGCACCCACAACCTTCTCCCACGCCTCCCACTCCTCCTCGGCCCCCTCCGCGCCCGGCATCCACGACACCCTCCGCCACGGCGTCGGCGTCTCGGCCTTTGACGCCGCCTCCAACAAGCCCGTCTCGACGCACCCGCTCGAGGCCCGCCTCAAGAACTGGGAGGCCACCCAGGAGGCCGTCCGCATGGAGTCCCTCAAGCGCACCTTTGGCATCGCCGAGCCCATCCGCCGGGGCATGGAGCTCAAGATTGTCCGCGAGGGCGAGTGGCGGCCCATGGctctcggcggcggccttcCCAGCGTCCACGAGGATATCTTGAGGGGGCGAGAGGATATGATTACCTGGGAGGATGTCTTTACCGGTGAAGAGTCGAGAGCGCTGCCTGGAATCCatgacgagatggagaagaagctgaagattAATTAA